The following are encoded together in the Plasmodium malariae genome assembly, chromosome: 1 genome:
- the PmUG01_01030100 gene encoding mannose-6-phosphate isomerase, putative: MKTRKLCINECIPYVQKYAWGKGKDGMVYEIMKNIVKENYDMIKKGTGNIDYLKEYNIESEESKNNSKNNSSNSKNNSNTDGRHLDGTAIDETKRKEEINKGGESGSNTNINKYDSNEKYAELWIGNHEKGPNLVLYKNSFIKIEEFIKIFENKKYRKSSKLVNYFYKKGDDKKNKPIDKNELTKSEGVNNNIDIINNIKNNENSSSSNNNNNSSSNNNNNSSSNNNNNSSSNNNNIISTPSKEAGVKRPSDAECASLKNYSLYETYEMVNDTVDINTLFPYLFKMLSISKPLSIQIHPNQTQTLYLNTVNPLLYKDKIFKTEMCVCINSMSLLCGYMNIFKIAFLIKNINELYNFFLVRNQGGNGQGGQEILVGGREGTEGGKGKVGEMNSSNTVLGKDHNIAQKKRVGNAVKCNTKVNSEKPKDIFLLFDLFHTKKDEHIDEILNMLSRIYVYIINYSLKRANGPCHDIISVVDNYAECIQKYVFDENFFSSFHKNDNFLKENFNLGNLIKTEKEKLCTLLSEHKNILDFNDSDIDEDSDKQKIVSDEVQRSMGNGNLLDASNAENTSVQEGASGGANVETNVTASASANTSRIDGEADNQNEQSESDEPAFENVKKIKAFYEHMYKYVTYRILLVENDALNICVNTIIRDNEKYASYIKEEKVFKKKPEELYADICKKKNYENVCEETEKYIINSIFEILNNVSKYYPNDGGRIFIFILQLLNLKDGDVVYIKPGVIHSYISGHCLECMTNSDLVIRGGLTNKEIDKLNFIKYVNYKNNYPVILEKEFINYNIISYSYHKMKHFKILFIKVRPDESVNYLFSYTSFTSCIVLASNKKVKIKGRKNEKKKASIKSVKKGTVFIIAPNIMVTICNLYSNEEDGDKELVLYCATSR, translated from the coding sequence ATGAAGACGAGAAAATTATGCATCAATGAATGCATTCCCTATGTGCAGAAGTACGCATGGGGTAAAGGAAAAGATGGGATGGTTTatgaaattatgaaaaacatAGTTAAGGAAAATTATGATATGATTAAAAAGGGCACTGGTAACATAGATTACTTAAAGGAATACAATATTGAGAGTGAGGAGAGTAAGAacaatagtaaaaataatagtagtaatagtaagaataatagtaatacGGATGGACGACATTTAGATGGAACAGCCATCGATGAAACGAAACGAAAAGAAGAGATTAACAAAGGAGGAGAAAGCGGTTCAAATAcgaatattaataaatatgattcaaatgaaaaatatgcaGAATTGTGGATAGGAAATCATGAGAAAGGTCCAAATTTAgttctttataaaaacagttttataaaaattgaagaatttataaaaatttttgaaaataaaaaatacagaaaaagTAGTAAACTTGTgaattacttttataaaaaaggagatgataaaaaaaataaaccgATTgacaaaaatgaattaacCAAATCTGAGGGTGTAAACAATAACATAGATATCATTAacaacattaaaaataatgaaaacagtagcagtagtaacaataacaacaatagcagtagtaacaataacaacaatagcagtagtaacaataacaacaatagcagtagcaataataacaatatcaTCAGTACTCCTAGTAAAGAGGCGGGTGTAAAGAGACCATCAGATGCTGAATGCgcatctttaaaaaattattctttatatgaAACGTATGAAATGGTAAATGATACAGTAGATATAAATACACTCTTCCCTtacctttttaaaatgttatctATATCGAAACCGTTAAGCATTCAAATACATCCTAACCAAACGCAGACTTTATACCTTAATACGGTGAACCcacttttatataaagataaaatttttaaaacgGAAATGTGCGTTTGTATTAATTCGATGAGTTTACTTTGTggttatatgaatatattcaaaatagcgtttttaataaaaaatataaatgagcTTTATAACTTCTTTCTTGTGAGGAATCAGGGTGGAAATGGCCAAGGAGGACAAGAAATATTAGTAGGTGGTAGAGAAGGAACAGAAGGAGGAAAAGGTAAGGTAGGGGAAATGAATAGTAGTAATACAGTTTTAGGAAAAGATCATAATATAGCACAAAAAAAACGTGTAGGCAATGCAGTAAAATGTAATACAAAAGTGAATAGTGAAAAACCGAAAGATATATTTCTCTTGTTTGATTTATttcatacaaaaaaagatgaGCATATAGATGAGATTTTGAACATGTTAtcacgtatatatgtatatataattaattattctttaaaaagaGCAAATGGACCATGTCATGATATAATATCTGTTGTGGACAATTATGCAGAGTGCattcaaaaatatgtttttgaTGAGaactttttttcatcatttcacaaaaatgataattttttaaaagaaaattttaacttaGGAAATTTGATAAAAACAGAAAAGGAGAAGCTATGTACTCTTTTAAGTGAGCACAAAAACATTTTAGATTTTAACGATTCCGACATTGACGAGGATTCCGACAAGCAGAAAATAGTTTCTGATGAGGTCCAGCGCTCTATGGGTAATGGCAACTTGCTGGACGCTTCCAATGCAGAGAATACAAGTGTGCAGGAAGGCGCGAGTGGAGGAGCAAATGTAGAGACAAATGTAACAGCTAGCGCTAGTGCAAATACTAGCAGGATTGATGGAGAAGCCGATAACCAGAATGAACAGAGTGAAAGCGACGAGCCTGCATTCGAGAatgtaaagaaaataaaagctTTTTATGAACACATGTATAAATACGTAACGTACCGAATACTACTTGTTGAAAATGATGCTTTGAATATCTGTGTGAACACGATAATAAgagataatgaaaaatatgcttCATAcataaaagaggaaaaagtGTTTAAGAAAAAACCCGAAGAATTATATGcagatatatgtaaaaaaaaaaattacgaaaATGTATGTGaagaaacagaaaaatatattattaacagcATATTTGAAATACTAAATAATGTTTCTAAATATTATCCGAATGATGGAGggagaatatttatttttattttacaactcttaaatttaaaagatgGTGATGTTGTGTATATAAAACCGGGAGTTATTCATTCATACATTTCTGGACATTGTTTAGAATGTATGACAAACTCAGATTTAGTAATTAGAGGAGGGTTAACGAATAAAGAAAtagataaattaaattttattaaatatgttaattataaaaataattatccagttatattagaaaaagaattcattaattataatataatatcatataGTTATCATAAAATGAagcattttaaaattttatttataaaagttaGACCAGATGAATCAGTTAATTATTTGTTCTCTTACACGAGTTTTACTTCTTGTATTGTTTTGGCttctaataaaaaagttaaaatcaaaggaagaaaaaatgaaaaaaaaaaagccagTATTAAAAGTGTAAAAAAAGGCACTGTCTTTATTATAGCTCCAAATATTATGGTAACgatatgtaatttatattctaATGAGGAAGATGGTGATAAGGAATTAGTTTTGTACTGTGCCACATCCCGATAA
- the SENP2 gene encoding sentrin-specific protease 2, putative, producing MKNMKNTDKEYKLKCDIKDKNNYSYFERERKYKKEICTNNFCEIVSSDDSDEKLDENNNNFIIVELISYICGNSKIISFYPSTNNNNSGQNKYLYHFYKKKKVKLYLCLNKENNEIYIYEVQCKFTKKKDYHNEQDKAKGNANSCKSNKHISEIDGKIKTESKNNSNNDSSNSGSSNNDDAFNNEGSKPSCNFLSSLKDPKVINKLTEHKIKKEEQEEEQEKEQEKEQEKEQKEEQEEEQEEQEKKKKRNQSTNASKKIFITKLFDSVNCSYDLSTIEYTKLNNTDDKTLNSLKNILEQKINKSQERIFEMRKEVVTGEKMEVHIDIEKSKIKQNDMNKNNYTYNDNYNTQQFFKESDSAFYEKINVQEKNMTYSENYDNDIIMTQNERGRNTNSKNDNEIKILFLHFHEPANIFMNQFAIIDQGKEENFMKQITGFLNDKKYQYIEREYTNMKRRNKYKSILRKIKNEMFTYSFLENYESDISICSNDLFFSDTEVVTRENNFDMKEEKKKKKNSTPFTRNNLKIKWLVLNLNLKNGEESMIQKYVLCKKANAQKLSKEIFHFNNSHNILNENRKSNGVGREKERCDSIKNSTILKIQNNQKDVKQSYYHTNNKQRSSNYPFVNSGGISSYQNENILKDKRKNYDNHLIFKFQQEKDTTKKIKIQNENSEEQMIIKRNKILREENKENFAGELNNFEMNKHFNYDKEKEIRKSSIISNEKGNLSEDIIKNENSHNVIKSNDNINMHSACSNTFQENCQLNTCCSYSDLEKTSRKYCNTEICANDEEELTYTKKRRIHNAEKYDELQNNNKDIVFENYRNGRNYIIRSSHTGNSEYELVNYEKGRENNGNNGDNCSNNSIIGKDTNSSNGAKCSSSNSSMKSIGKRSNNRYSCDSRNSCISNDCYDIGHKNEKGMVHNKYCNPNRNNHIEVDQAHMNNNTYTSVEEIFVENDFIAEAHARKKVEGANPVGELINESSRMNARTSASGFDNGGHNNSEGGSKSDHVSNSLTDCSNRSNRSNRSNSSNRSNRSNRSNSCNSSNSCNSCNSSNSCNSSNRSNSCNSSNRSNRSNRSNRSNRSNSCNSSNRSNSSNSSNRSKHSSLRNRSNRRILCNSNGLNDACSMGRGHVGDYMSKLRSNRNKKKNEGKLRNEIDNSLFLKYKVNNMFDIIKIIYCNCKNFKYTDKLKYYITTFLNYSIIEKTKLQFMQKERTIDIEILKYYIYKKILEKKNVWKLNNYKIDDYNIFRLNKSKYIDDSIIDFFNNYIYSFVLKFDKNKNDIYIFNTFFYKKIELYDDIFKAYINTNRWIKKLSKKIYEYKYVFIPINIGNTHWSLVLLYFPFNNNSQESEAGQGESREEVKEVVVRNEEVVRNEEVVRNEEVVRDDVVVRDEEVIRDEEVIRDDVVVQDDVVVQDDVVIQDDVVVRDGWKDDAHGWERKRSQNTKDPQRSGKVAAINRNQHCKDKLNIFANKFRSKSNDSYFLNTTIFKSNRYKNSIVLKNHLYFLSSKSNDDRTKKWCFDKLPRSSSDAGEYSAPLCPIKEEVSNRCFSHNNNCTDYRNDNRNDYRNDNRNDNRNDNRNDNRNDNRNDNRNDNRNNNHNHSNPRSKTVHFNKTKKKIEEKKNENIKTAYMIYLDSLFPSAKGNKILQKLKKYIEHIFLRDHMTTVKSEMKNGKAVPTNATCSTSSTRVSTAHIAAIHTSSAHTAATHTSTAHTAATHTSTAHTAAIHTSTAHTAATHTSTASTSAANTSSDIPKIYFKFVYPNIIPKQNNTYDCGIYIIQFVLHLCLNKHLVENDLIKPYKEQIKGRMKNEKTHFNFSNHCRDNNFVYSKTYMSKPSPWFCQKDINKKRKQMKKMLLYMKNVINWKSDNHIEALNLLFLMNYNN from the exons atgaaaaatatgaaaaatacgGATAAAGAATATAAGCTTAAATGtgatataaaagataaaaacaaCTACAGCTATTTCGAAAGAgagagaaaatataaaaaagaaatatgcacaaataatttttgcgAAATAGTGTCATCAGATGATAGTGATGAAAAGCTTGAcgaaaataacaataattttataattgttgaacttatttcttatatttgtGGAAActcaaaaattatttcattctATCCaagtacaaataataataattctggacaaaataaatatctgtatcatttttataaaaaaaaaaaagtcaagTTGTATTTATgcttaaataaagaaaataatgaaatatatatatatgaagttCAGTGTAAATTCaccaaaaaaaaggattatcATAATGAACAAGATAAAGCGAAAGGAAACGCCAATTCGTGCAAATCAAATAAACACATAAGCGAAATTGATGGGAAAATTAAAAcagaaagtaaaaataacagCAATAACGATAGCAGTAACAGTGGAAGTAGCAATAACGATGACGCATTTAATAATGAAGGCAGTAAACCTAGTTgcaattttttatcatcacTCAAAGACCCTAAAGTTATCAATAAATTAACagaacataaaataaaaaaagaagaacaagaagaagaacaagaaaaagaacaagaaaaagaacaagaaaaagaacaaaaagaagAACAAGAAGAAGAACAAGaagaacaagaaaaaaaaaaaaaaagaaaccaAAGTACAAATGCATcaaaaaagatttttattacaaaattatttgatAGTGTAAATTGTAGTTATGATTTGTCAACAATTGAATATAccaaattaaataatactgATGACAAAACCTTAAATTCgctgaaaaatattttagagcaaaaaattaataaaagtcAAGAAAGAATATTTGAAATGCGGAAGGAAGTAGTAACAGGAGAGAAGATGGAGGTGCATATTGATatagaaaaaagtaaaattaagcaaaatgatatgaataaaaataattatacatacaatgATAACTACAATACGCAACAATTTTTCAAAGAAAGTGATAGCGCTTTTTACGAAAAAATTAACGTgcaggaaaaaaatatgacttATTCAGAAAATTATGACAACGACATCATTATGACACAAAATGAAAGGGGAAGAAATACTAACTCTAAAAATGataacgaaataaaaatCCTATTTCTCCATTTTCATGAGCCcgcaaatatatttatgaaccAGTTTGCCATTATTGATCAAG gtaaagaagaaaatttcATGAAACAAATAACGGGATTTttgaatgataaaaaataccAGTACATAGAAAGGGAGTACacaaatatgaaaagaagaaacaaatataaatcaaTTCTTcgaaagataaaaaatgagatgtttacatatagctttttagaaaattatgaaagTGATATAAGCATATGTAGCAACGACCTATTCTTCAGTGACACAGAAGTTGTAACAAGAGAAAATAACTTTGACatgaaagaagaaaaaaaaaaaaaaaaaaattctactCCATTCACAAgaaacaatttaaaaatcAAATGGCTagtattaaatttaaatttaaaaaatggagaAGAAAGTATGATACAGAAATATGTTTTGTGCAAAAAAGCAAATGCTCAAAAATTATCCAAggaaatttttcattttaacaaCAGTCATAACATACTCAACGAAAACAGAAAAAGTAATGGAGTAGGAAGGGAGAAAGAAAGATGTGATAGTATAAAGAATAGcactatattaaaaatacagaATAACCAAAAAGATGTGAAGCAATCCTATTATCATACTAACAATAAACAAAGGAGTAGTAACTATCCATTCGTTAATAGTGGAGGCATATCATCttatcaaaatgaaaatatattaaaagataaacgaaaaaattatgataatcatttaatttttaaatttcagcaagaaaaagatacaacgaaaaaaataaaaatacaaaatgagAATAGTGAAGAACAGATGATAATAAAgcgaaataaaatattaagagaagaaaataaagaaaatttcgCGGGTGAACTCAATAATTTCGAAATGAAcaaacattttaattatgacaaagaaaaggaaataagaaaaagttCAATCATATCAAACGAAAAGGGAAATTTATCAgaagatataataaaaaacgaaaattcacataatgtaataaaatcaaatgataatattaacatGCACAGTGCATGTAGTAACACATTTCAAGAAAATTGCCAATTAAATACTTGTTGTTCCTATTCGGATTTAGAAAAAACATCACGTAAATATTGCAATACTGAGATATGTGCAAATGATGAAGAAGAGTTAACATAcactaaaaaaagaagaattcaTAATGCTGAAAAATATGACGAATTGCAAAATAACAACAAAGATATTGTGtttgaaaattatagaaatggcagaaattatattattcgcTCTTCCCACACAGGGAATAGCGAATATGAACTGgttaattatgaaaaaggaaGAGAAAATAATGGCAATAACGGTGATAattgtagtaataatagtattataGGCAAAGACACCAACAGTAGTAACGGTGCCAAGTGCAGCAGTAGTAACAGCAGCATGAAAAGCATCGGCAAAAGAAGTAATAATCGTTACAGTTGTGATAGTCGAAACAGCTGCATCTCCAATGACTGTTATGATATAGGACATAAAAACGAAAAGGGTATGGTGCATAATAAATACTGTAACCCGAATAGGAACAACCATATTGAAGTAGACCAGGCTCACATGAACAATAATACTTATACTTCTGTCGAAGAAATATTCGTGGAAAATGACTTCATAGCAGAAGCGCATGCGCGCAAGAAGGTAGAAGGTGCCAACCCCGTGGGTGAGTTAATTAATGAAAGCAGTCGCATGAATGCGCGTACCAGTGCCAGTGGCTTTGACAACGGAGGTCATAACAACAGTGAAGGCGGTAGCAAAAGTGACCACGTGAGTAACAGTCTCACTGACTGCAGTAATCGCAGTAATCGCAGTAATCGCAGTAATAGCAGTAATCGCAGTAATCGCAGTAATAGAAGTAATAGCTGTAATAGCAGTAATAGCTGTAATAGCTGTAATAGCAGTAATAGCTGTAATAGCAGTAATCGCAGTAATAGCTGTAATAGCAGTAATCGCAGTAATCGAAGTAATCGCAGTAATCGCAGTAATCGCAGTAATAGCTGTAATAGCAGTAATCGCAGTAATAGCAGTAATAGCAGTAATCGCAGTAAACATAGTAGCCTCCGTAACCGCAGTAACCGACGTATCCTCTGTAATAGTAACGGGCTGAATGACGCATGCAGTATGGGAAGGGGTCATGTAGGGGATTATATGTCAAAACTGAGGAGTAAtagaaacaaaaagaaaaatgaaggCAAGTTAAGGAATGAAATAGATAATTCTTtgttcttaaaatataaagtgaATAATATGTTTgatatcataaaaataatatactgtAATTGCAAAAATTTCAAGTACAcagataaattaaaatattacattactACGTTTCTTAATTATTCCATAATTGAAAAAACGAAATTACAATTTATGCAAAAAGAGAGAACAATAGATATAGAAatactaaaatattatatatataagaaaatattagaaaagaaaaatgtatggaaattaaataattataaaatagatgattataatatatttcgtTTGAACAAATCTAAATATATTGACGATTCTATTattgatttttttaataattatatatattcatttgttctcaaatttgataaaaataaaaatgatatatatatctttaatacattcttttataaaaaaattgaattgtatgatgatatttttaaagcaTATATTAACACAAATAGATggatcaaaaaattaagtaaaaaaatatatgaatataagtATGTTTTCATTCCTATAAATATTGGTAATACTCACTGGTCCCTCGTTCTGCTTTATTTCCCTTTCAACAACAATTCACAGGAAAGTGAAGCTGGACAGGGGGAATCAAGAGAAGAAGTGAAAGAAGTAGTGGTACGAAATGAAGAAGTGGTACGAAATGAAGAAGTGGTACGAAATGAAGAAGTGGTACGAGATGATGTAGTGGTACGAGATGAAGAAGTGATACGAGATGAAGAAGTGATACGAGATGATGTAGTGGTACAAGATGATGTAGTGGTACAAGATGATGTAGTGATACAAGATGATGTAGTGGTAAGGGACGGATGGAAAGACGACGCGCATGGATgggaaagaaaaagaagccAAAACACAAAGGATCCCCAAAGAAGTGGAAAAGTAGCTGCAATAAATAGAAATCAACATTGCAAAGACAAACTTAACATTTTTGCTAATAAATTTAGAAGCAAATCAAATGATTCTTATTTTCTGAATAcaactatttttaaaagcaaTAGATATAAGAACAGTATTGTTTTGAAAAaccatttatattttctaagtAGCAAAAGTAATGATGATAGAACAAAAAAGTGGTGTTTTGATAAATTACCTCGAAGCTCAAGTGACGCAGGTGAATATAGCGCTCCTTTATGCCCAATAAAGGAGGAAGTTTCTAACAGATGCTTCAGTCATAATAACAATTGCACTGATTATCGTAATGACAATCGCAATGATTATCGTAATGACAATCGCAATGATAATCGTAATGACAATCGCAATGACAATCGCAATGATAATCGTAATGACAATCGCAATGATAATCGTAATAACAACCACAATCACAGTAACCCTCGCAGTAAAACTgttcattttaataaaacaaaaaaaaaaattgaggaaaaaaaaaatgaaaatatcaAAACAGCTTATATGATATATCTAGATTCCTTATTCCCATCGGCcaaaggaaataaaattttgcaaaaattaaaaaaatatatagagcATATATTCTTACGTGATCATATGACAACAGTCAAAtcagaaatgaaaaatggcAAAGCAGTTCCGACTAATGCCACTTGCAGTACATCATCAACTCGTGTATCCACCGCGCACATTGCGGCTATTCATACTTCCTCTGCGCACACTGCGGCTACTCATACATCCACTGCGCACACTGCGGCTACTCATACATCCACTGCACACACTGCGGCTATTCATACATCCACTGCGCACACTGCGGCTACTCATACATCCACTGCTTCTACCTCCGCTGCTAACACCTCTAGCGATATTcccaaaatatatttcaaattcGTTTACCCGAATATTATTCCCAAGCAGAACAACACATATGACTGCGGGATCTATATCATTCAGTTTGTTTTGCATCTATGCTTAAATAAGCATCTAGTTGAAAATGATTTAATCAAACCATATAAAGAACAAATCAAGGGAAGAATGAAAAACGAGAAAAcccattttaatttttctaaccACTGTCGTGATAACAATTTTGTTTACTCAAAAACATATATGAGTAAACCATCCCCATGGTTTTGCCAAAAGGACATaaacaaaaa AAGAAAgcaaatgaagaaaatgcTCTTATATATGAAGAATGTTATAAACTGGAAGTCAGACAACCATATTGAGGCCTTGAATTTGCTATTTTTAATGAACTATAACAATTAa
- the PmUG01_01030300 gene encoding conserved Plasmodium protein, unknown function, whose translation MDINLEERSYTSPLLRYIYKKDQKLSKKNGEGKNNGFIPFSIRLSSLPIKNTSDNKYMSNINSLNIISMLPLSLFSNYNSNNMSSTDILFLPKFSTFLFFTIPIFVMLPNLTLYTKHWFFFAPK comes from the coding sequence ATGGACATAAACCTAGAAGAAAGATCATACACCTCCCCACTTTTGCGCTACATATACAAAAAGGACCAGAAATTAAGTAAGAAAAATGGGGAAGGAAAGAACAATGGATTTATACCGTTCAGCATTAGATTAAGTAGTTTACCAATAAAGAATACTAGtgataacaaatatatgtcaaacataaattcattaaatataattagcATGTTGCCgttatctttattttcaaattataatagtaacaatatGAGTTCAAcagatattttatttttaccaaAATTTTccacttttcttttttttacaataccTATATTCGTGATGCTTCCAAATTTGACCTTATACACAAAGCACTGGTTTTTCTTTGCCCCCAAATAG
- the NOL10 gene encoding nucleolar protein 10, putative yields the protein MIKSFINNGIKIYSLTSGRLTPEGGRGSFEGRGKNKKKKGSGGNGSNKNNENSIELLHDLEFSKKSDEIKISDDGRYICISGMYPPQVGLYDTKELCIKHRRHFDEEVVNFEFLTNNYEKLVFLCKNRYLEFHNAAGKYYKMRIPREGRNLMYNKNNSDLYICTSYEDIYILNLQKGCYQNSIKTKNYCNNFICKNKQLPIFATGGSDGFLEIWDERVKKCLNILNVQNKEDEEEDELTSCCFSNNGLKVAVGTGKGIVKLYDIRHSKPLFVKDHCTDLAIKKIEFLKINNNKYLYSNKWCGANINIDEDITCTHNEYVASCDSNCIKIYSERQQNLLSFEIINFADEHTSASGTSSNSMRSGKKMKILNSDSININSFTFYDSSGLCFIPCDNKKVFLYFIPFIGLAPKWCNYLDSITEELEEKERYGNYSYDGTNVLNNDIGSSTINSNSSMLNYNSNCSGEIFDDYIFLTNEQVEQLQITHLKGTKNLIPYLHGHYIPSKVYTDIKNVVKMDDQEYVKKSLIQKKLEYKQQMRIPDKQTFISRDYVDKLLKKVNKKIDKKQKILVDAEELLQDERFNKLFYDPDYMVETVNLD from the coding sequence atgattaaatcTTTCATAAAcaatggaataaaaatatactcaCTGACGTCTGGGCGACTAACCCCAGAAGGTGGTAGGGGAAGTTTTGAGGGcagaggaaaaaataaaaaaaagaaagggtCAGGGGGAAATGGtagtaacaaaaataatgaaaatagtaTTGAGTTATTACATGATTTGgaattttctaaaaaaagtgatgaaataaaaataagtgaTGATGGTaggtacatatgtataagtgGAATGTACCCTCCTCAAGTTGGTTTATATGATACGAAAGAATTGTGCATAAAACATAGAAGACATTTTGATGAAGAAGTAgtaaattttgaatttctTACAAACAATTATGAGAAATTAGTTTTTCTTTGTAAGAATAGATATTTAGAATTTCATAATGCAGCAgggaaatattataaaatgcgTATACCTAGAGAAGGAAGGaatttaatgtataataagaataattccGATTTGTATATCTGTACATCATatgaagatatatatatattaaatttacaaaaggGATGTTATCAAAATTcgattaaaacaaaaaattattgtaataattttatttgtaaaaataaacaattgcCTATATTTGCTACTGGTGGATCAGATGgttttttagaaatatggGATGAGAGAGTTAAAAAAtgcttaaatatattaaatgtacaaaataaagaagatgAAGAGGAGGATGAATTAACTAGTTGTTGTTTTTCTAATAACGGTTTAAAAGTAGCTGTTGGAACAGGAAAAGGGATCGTTAAACTGTATGATATTAGGCATAGTAAACCACTATTTGTCAAGGATCACTGTACCGATTTGgccattaaaaaaattgaatttcttaaaattaacaataataaatatttgtatagtAACAAATGGTGTGGTGCTAATATAAACATTGACGAAGATATAACATGTACCCATAACGAGTATGTCGCGTCATGCGATTCTAActgtattaaaatatactcaGAAAGGcaacaaaatttattatcctttgaaattataaatttcgCTGATGAGCACACTAGCGCCAGTGGTACCAGTAGTAATAGTATGAGGAGtgggaaaaaaatgaagatattAAATAGCGActctataaatataaactcATTCACATTTTACGATAGTTCAGGTTTATGTTTTATACCATGTGACAACAAGAAggtttttttgtattttattccttttatcGGTTTGGCACCGAAATGGTGCAATTACCTTGACAGTATAACGGAGGAACTGGAGGAGAAAGAACGGTACGGCAATTACAGTTATGATGGTACGAACGTTCTTAATAATGACATTGGCAGTAGTACGATAaacagtaatagtagtaTGCTGAACTACAATAGTAACTGTTCGGGGGAAATTTTCGAtgattacatatttttaactaaCGAACAAGTGGAGCAACTGCAAATAACTCATCTGAAGGGGACGAAAAATTTAATTCCATATTTACATGGACATTATATACCGAGTAAAGTATACACTGATATTAAAAACGTGGTCAAGATGGATGACCAGGAGTATGTTAAAAAATCGTTaatacagaaaaaattaGAGTATAAACAACAAATGCGTATTCCTGATAAACAAACATTCATAAGTAGAGATTACGTTGACAAGTTATTAAAGAAGGTGAACAAAAAGATTGATAAGAAACAGAAAATTTTAGTTGATGCAGAGGAATTGTTACAGGATGAGAGATTTAACAAGTTGTTCTACGATCCCGATTACATGGTGGAAACGGTAAATTTGGATTAG